DNA from Ziziphus jujuba cultivar Dongzao chromosome 2, ASM3175591v1:
ttttgggtatgtgACTGATTGCAATTTTTGTATCAGTAAAGTGTCCCATGAACTTGATATGACTACAATCCATCCTTGCAAAAGACCCCATACCCTGTTgtgaaattcaatattaatGAATTTAAAGTCAACAGAGATATTTTgtatgaaataaaaaagaatgataTTTCGAGCACGTCATTTATGTGTTTATACATCAAAGAatctgaattatttatttatttattattattattatttatttattttttttaaggaattgTAAATGAGAATAGGGCTGGCTCATGTTAATAGAGTGGTTCCAGCTTGTAATTTCCATCCTTGCGGGGTTGAACAGGATTTGGCAATTTTGTGGATTTTGGAGTGTCTGAGAGGACTTTCGAGTCAATTGAGTTTGGAACTCCCTCTCTTTCAAACTTATAAAGGAACATATAAAGGAATGTTGAAATGAAAGAATGGTTTTGAAACAGGTaaagatcaaattttttaattagaaaggAGTAAGAAATAAGCGAATCCCAGATCAACCAAGTACTCAAATTCAttaccattaaaaaaacaaaagataagaATAAGAAATAACAAGTTAATAAAGATTAGAACTTCACCATAGAATATAAACATTTGCTATAAAATCTTAGCAAAAAATAAACGTTTGcaataaaattgaaactttaaatGTAAAACAGGATTTcaaacaaaatagaaattttttaataGAGAGAAGAATTGAAATGGAGTAGGAAATTTGGTAGCTAggcacgttttttttttttctttttggtggtaGGAATACCGAGCTGTACGTACCAAATGTCTCCACCACCTTGGTTGACAAGTTTTCTTCAGAAAAAGACAAGGAGGACCATGCCATGTGGTGATTGGTGTAAGTAAAAGAGAgggtaaggaaaaaaaaaaaaaaaatagctaagTCGTCCTTCGATAACGTCATAGTTGGTTTTACTTTTTCAGTTGTAAATTTTGATTTGGGTAATTTACGATTCACCAAAAATTTGATTTGAGTAATTAACTTTCGAATGACTAATGAGGATCCATTAACCATTATTATGAGGTAAGTGATGACTCACCTAGCTTTTGTCTTGTACTCTCTTGCTGTTGTCGTTGGTTCTTTACTAAAGCCAATGACAGGACCATAAATGTTACTGTGTTTTGCAGGGTTCCCAAATTCCAGCAATTTGGGTGGAGAAAGTGAGCCAGACAAAAAATGGGTATGAAAACATGGTTGCTGGAGTCGCTTCCAATAGTAGCCATGGTGGTTATACAGATCCTTGATGTTGGGTTGACCACAATCAGCAAAGCAGCCATGTCCAAAGGAATGAGTCGCTTCGTCTTTGTTGTCTACTCAAATGCTCTTGCCACTCTCATTCTTCTCCCCTATGCTCTCATCTTTGAAAGGTTTTTTTCTCACTTTCATCCTCCTCTGTTGACTTCTTGATGACCGACAAACAAAACCCAtctaaaagtgtttttttttttttttttcatgtgcagaaaaaggagaccaccactcactttctctctcctctgtAAATTCTTCCTCCTCAGCCTTTGTGGGTATGTAATTTGCAGTTTTAGATTAGCAAAAAGTGAGCTTtacctctcttttttttaatttaaaaaaaaaaactgttttgtGTCAATTCTTTGTCGGAGGGGTTATATCAAAATTTGTAAACTTGATGGGTTTTGCAGGATAAGTCTTATGCAGAATTGTGTATTTACTGGTGTGAACTATAGCTCTCCTACACTTGCATCTGCTTTGAGCAACTTGATTCCAGCTTTCACTTTCTTGCTTGCTATAATCTTCCGGTACTAATTTCCACACTTTCATATAAAGAGGAAGATGTTGCCTTTCCCATGCTTTCAATCAAAACTTTTATTAACTATTTCTGTTTTGGGACTCAATTAAATGTCTTTGTTTGGAAACTCAAGAAACTGAGATTGGTGGTGGGCATTTTACAATCTAGAGAAAATATCTAGCACTGAATGTGGACTGAAAAAAAGAACTTACTGGTTAAAGACTCCGCATAtgcttttgtttcattttttcagAATGGAAAATTTGGATTTGAAAAATTCCAAATTCCAGATCAAAATTCTGGGCACCTTGGTATCAATTTCAGGAGCATTGATTATCATCTTTTACAAAGGACCCACAATTGGAACCTTGCCAGATTCATCCACTGAAAACGGTCACCCATTAAAACCATCATACTCAACAATGTTggcaacaacaaataattgggTCATAGGAGGCATTTTCCTTGTAATTGCTGGTTTATCTAATTCTGTATCCATTATTTCTCAGGTAAAATGCATGTAACATACTATTTAAGTTTTTCATCCAAAACTTTTTCTGAGAACTGAACTTTTTTTTGTTCACAACTATATCTGAAGGCAGCAATTCTTAAAAATTACCCATCAGAGATGACTGTGGTCTCCTTCTATTGCCTCTTTGGTACCATTCAATGTGGAGCATTTTCTTTAGCAGTTGAAAGAGATCCAAATGCCTGGAGACTGACACCTGATGTTCAGCTTGCCTCTGTTTTCTATTCAGTAAGCATATTGGATAAAGTTTTCATTGTATTATTCCCATTTTGGGAGTTTGTTCTGTTAGTTTATTcatttggtgatttcaatttacTGTCACAAAATGCTTATATTCTGCAGTAATTTTCACAGGCTATCGCTGGAAGTGTATTAACATTTTCAGTGCAAATGTGGTGCATTCAGAAGAAAGGGCCATTATTTGTGGCCATGTTTACTCCTTTGGGGATCGCTGTTGCTGCTTTAATGAGTGGCATATTTTTAGGTGACAGTCTTCATGTTGGAaggtatctctctctctttctctctttctatatatatatatatatatatatttattgctttGCAGATGTCCTTCTTTGCAATATCAGATCATTTTgctaaaagtcaaaaaaaattttgttggttTCTGCAAAAATCTGTCTGAACTTGCTACCTTGAAGAGACAGTGGACACCTCATGAAAATCAGTATGCAAAGCAATTTTGTGTCATGTATTCAAAACACCTTCCTCTCTTAGAGATTtgataatgattaaaaaataacccaaaagGAAACAAGGCCTGCATATATAATGAGCTTTACTATTTTATGCAACTCAACTTTGTCTGCAAGTTAAACTGGAAGGAATTATATGCAGTCCTATATATGGTAATCatattaggtttaggaaactgaTTTTGTTAATTTGCCCCACGAATTAGATTTCCAATACATtttttgatggttttttttgggttaacttttttaattcattttatgTCAAATTATGAGAAAGCAATCTAATTCAGTACTTAACCATGGCACACTTTTGACATTGAATGTATCATTTACGTGACTAAAATGATTCGGTCACAAAAATGCATTTGCGGTTTATGTCATAGTTGTAGATGCATGAGTAACAAATAATTCATCTAAGAAGTACATTTtctatcaaaatttatttttgtcactTTATAGGGGTAGATGATATGAAAGCTATAAAGATGGTTGGTGAAACAGATGCTGGACACTAAAAACTATAAAGATGTAGCTATCATGTGGGAGATCGATTTTGGCAAACAAATATGATAAAAGGACAAGGAATTGCCAAATCCTAATCTATAATTTTACATGCTTAGCTGTTTCATGGATATAAAATTCATAGGTaacttatcaaatatatatcctCTAGATTTCGGATACTCAACCATAATTTGGATCTGCAGAGAAAGTTCAAGATGCAAAGAAATTGAGAACAAAACCAGCTTTCTTCAAGAATCATGATACCATGAGAGAACCTTAGAAAAGTAACTGACCAAAAATGGTGAACATAAATTAAcccacatttttttatattaaaaaaaaaaaaattcttattgtTTTTGCAGTGTGATTGGAGCAGTAATAATTGTGATAGGCTTTTATGGAGTAATGTGGGCACAAAAGAATAGGGAAAAGAGTGTTACCCATGAAGTTGATAGACAGCAATCATCATCCTTGCAGAAGACCCCTCTATTGGCAAGCCAAACACCTGTTTGAACCATTGTGATGAAACTCATTCTTAAATGAGTTGAAGGAGTTCAGAGGTTTAATATGAAATCTAAAGCCATGACAATTTGAACCACCTGttgatgtatttatttatgtatacagCAAAGAATCAGATTTTCttaaggaaatgaaaatgataaacaGGATTGTTAATGTTGGTTTAGTGGTAAaagtttatggtttttttttttttttgttttttttttgtttttgggtcctTGTGTGTGTTGAACAGGATTTGGCAATGTTGTGGACTGTGGTGCTTCTCACTTGTCTTTAAACATTGTGGATTGCCCAAATTGATTTAAAGGACTTTAGGTAGGACTTAAAATCAGAGTtgatttacaagtattttttgtttctcttttaaaCAAATGAACATATGGTGGGTCACTGGCAGTGAACCCACAATAGAAAGCTCCTTTTGTGAACCTGATCAATAATAGGCAGTATGGTTTTGAAACAGGTAAAagtcacttatttatttatttatttttggcataAGGAAGAGCAAACAACTAAATCCCAATCATAAATTTCCAACCCAAATTccataatcattaaaaaaataataataaaagaaattataattgTTGAAACTTTACCTTGGAAAATGCAAATTgcaattaatcaaattaaaaccctTCAAACAAAAGATCTAAAAGCAAACAATGATTTataagttatatttattttatttttttattttaatattaaaaggcAGTTGATGACAAATAATGTAATTGTGatgacattttaaaatattagtgctcttgaaaattcaaaggGATAAGAAGAGATTCCATTATGCATTTTGGAGTTGGTTAATAACACTTATATTATAAAGGATTTTtgctatttgttattattgatgatattatcattttatatgataaatttaattaaaatatttaattttgatttttttaattttattttaagggTTAATAATGAATGCTATGTTGTAGCCAAATGCTAAGTTGTACCCAAATGGCCCGAGTAACCTGTTCCTTGATCAGAAAGTTTTCTTATTCAAGGGgacaaaataaagaataataataataataattaggaagtgttttggtttcaattttattattattttttattttattttgtgttttagtaattttttatcattacctACATTattgtcatttttaatttttgcatatttctctttatttttttatttatccactttttatttttttctatcttacttttataaaattttatcatactTTTAGAGTTTATAGTTTGTAATACTTTGAGCAGTTTTTGCATCATACTTATTTTATTACTAGTTGATATaccaataaatttataattaaaactagaaatatatttatgaacattataatatttgtttaattactcTTTGTTTCGTTGtaattatatagaaatttatataaacttttggttttaataaaaaatttgcttattatttttcatttttataatttatttttgtaagaaattttatatatttaatatatatatatatatatatatatatatatatatatatatatatatatatatatatattggctaacatttaaaatatatgttgaAACTTGGAATAGCTATGGAGAGATATTTGTAAATCTAGCATTCATGTCGTGACCATTAGAGATTAGAAGATCACTttccaacatatatatttaaaggtagcatttaaaccatatatatttttgtaaaaaaccTTGTTTTAAAGAATATCTTAATTAGTTGgactttaaaataattaaatttgttgcattttaacCTGTGTAAACAATCAATGTATAACAATATAATGGTGTCCCCTTGAAAAATATTCTGAGTCCATCACTGTGGGTGAGCATAGGATGGTAATCTGGTACACAGAGAAAAACACTTGCCCAATAAAAAGATATCTATACATGCATGTGTTATTGCTTCTTCTCATAccaaaccaaataataatatataaattaaataaatcctgAGGTTAGATTCTACTATTACTTTGGCATGGTCGGTTTGGGATTCAGAACTGctctgaattttttattttttttattttttcagtctTACTATTTAAAaccaagttttttttattaagaaaaaaaaaaaaaactcttaggTGTATTTGATTAAGCTACGATTATTCGGTAATGTGGTACCCTACCCCTTTCAAGGTGTTACGTCATGGTTAGTACTCTATCTAGAGCTCATGTTGGTtaaagttttggccaaacttTCTGGCTATTTCAAACCCCAATTGGTTGGGGTTAATGTCAATATTTGGCTATATTAATTGTGTTGTTGAAATGAAACGTTTAAATCAAACAAAACCAGAAACATCCCTTTGTAATGTAAAAGTAACCTTTAAGGACCTTCCTCCATCCAAAATTCAAACACAACTAAGGACAAAGCATGTCATGCTAGCATATTAGCTGCACAATTCAATTACTTAAGATTTGCTTAACATTTGCTCCATGAAACTCAAGATGCAAGGCAGTCAATCCATCACATTGGACCAAACCCCCATGCAAAGTTACATTTCTTCTATTACACAACCCCTAACACACAAATGTTACCTTATGAAAATCATTTAAGACCAAGAAAGCCAAAAAAACACAACTCCTTAAAGGACAACACACGCTTTACACACAATGCATCATAAAATTCCATCTCCTTCCACACTATTTTGGCGTGAGAGAGCAAATCCCAAATAGCATGCAAGATTATATCCACACCTTCATAATAAAACAAGTGCCATCCATTGAAATATTTCAACGAACCAATGCATGGAAAAATCATTTTAAGATcgagaaagccaaaaaaaaaaaaaaaaaaaaaaaaaaaaaaaaaaccacaactCCTTAAAAGACGACACACGCTCTACACACAACACATCATAAAGTTCCATCTCCTCCCACATTCGCTTGGCATGAAAGTAATCACAGATAGCCAGCAAGATTGTCTCCACCCCTTCATGACAAATAAAACAAGTGCCATCTTTTCGAATCTTTCAACCAAACAACGCATGAAAACAAGGCAAATTGGATGAAACAAGcccaccaaaacaaaaaactttatCTTACTTGAAATCTGAAATTTGGAAAATGCTCTTGAGCCTCTAGTACCATTCTCTGAACCCATACTTTTTGATTCGTGAACCACCATCTATCCATCTTGCCATTTAATATccagattgaaaaaaataataatcagaaaTTGAAAATATCATGTCAATTTATCTTCACACTTCAAATGTAATATGAGAACGTTAATCTTTTTTTACAGCTAATTAAATGCTATATATCATTCAAACCATCAATAGTAACAATGGCATTTTTCTTCATCCATATTGATTGCCGCTTGAGCAACATGGATTAATTGTTTCATccctaaatattatattatgttctAGCGATGTACTGATATGCCTGTTAAAGATCAAATAAAAAACGCACTGTAAGCTCCACTTGTCAGAGTATTATCTTGTTTAAAGTGTCCTTAagatgattaattaataatccaatATATGTATCCAAATGTTTTTTCTGAAACATTACTAAGGAATAGGACATTTTGCCTCGAGGATTGACAATGTAAGTTTCATAAAAATTTgaggaggaaaaagaaatagtATTTTGTCCCGAGTGGCAACCTGCTCTGTTGGTTTGctaatttttcttcttcaaaaatttaaataaagacAAAAAGGGACCACAGGAGAGGATGGTAATGATTTGGTATGGATAAAAGACACTACGTACGTACTTTGTAACTATTTTAAGAAAGGACttctttacaaaattaaaataaataaaaaatcctaggcaacaaaaaaaatcttaggcaactgataaaaatagtatatatatatatatacattttttttttgtttttttggggtaatgatAAGGATTTTACTTCATTTTTGATGAATGAAATGTGagcacatttttattttatttttgtcgttCACCAACTTATTGTTTTTGCTCCCTCTTTAATTAGTAAGTCAATGACAAGACCTTAAAAGACATGGACTTAGCTGCCAGCTAGCAATCTGGGAagaacaagagagagagagagagagagagagagagagaaagaggggttGAGATTGGAAATGGGTATGAAGTGGTGGTTGATGGAGTTGGCTCCATTAGCAGCCATGGTTATGGTACAGTTCATGGGTGTTGGTTTAACCACAATAAGTAAAGCAGCCCTGTCTAAAGGAATGAGTCGTCCTGTCTTTGTTGTCTACTCAAATGCTCTTGCCACGCTCATTCTTATCCCATATGCTCTCATCTTTGAAAGGtttcttacatttttttccctccattttttatttcttgatgACGAAGTTAAACCCacattttagaactttttttttttggttgcctcCTTGTGGAGCAGAAACAAGAGACCACCGCTCAACTTCAATATCCTATGTAAATTCTTCCTCCTTAGCCTGGCTGGGTATGTGCTTGCTTTTTTGCATCAGTAAATAATATTGagatttgcttcttcttcttttttttttttttatttgtggaaaaaattgaacatcaaattttctaagtgtttttatttattattattattattttaattttcaggaTAACGGTAATGCAGAATTGTGTATTTGCTGGTTTAGATTATAGCTCTCCTACACTTTCATCTGCTATGAGCAACTTGATTCCAGCTTTCATTTTCTCGCTTGCTGTGATCTTCAGGTTCTATTTCTATGCTTTATGAATCAATTTGTTTCTGTTCAGAAACTCTATAAACTGAGATcaatgttggaaaattttccaattcaATGAAACCTCTGATATAAAATTTGGGAGTCAATAAAGAAAGAACTTAAAAAGAGTTTAAGATTGTAAattttttgcttcttcttttttccttttttttttttttttttttcagaatggAAAAATTGGATTTGAGAAACTCAAGAAGCTTGATCAAAATCTTGGGCACCCTGGTGTCAATCTCAGGAGCACTGATAATAGTTCTTTACAAAGGGCCCCAAATTGGAACCATGCAAGTTCCATCCACTGAAAACACTAACCCATCATCAAAACCATCTTTCTCCGTAATGTTGTTggaaacaacaaataattgggTCATTGGTGGTCTTTTCTTTACAATTGCTTGTTTATCTAATTCAATAGCTGTTATTTCTcaggtaaaaaaatttaaaaaaaaaaaaaaagaaagaaaaagttgaCCAATTCAATAGCTGTTATTTCAGTTATTTCTCAGAACcgaaactgaattttttttttttttttttggttcacaaTAAATCGAAAAGGCAGCAATTCTTAAAGAATACCCATCAGAGATGACAGTAGTATCCTTCTATTGCCTCTTCGGAACCATTCAATGTGCAGCATTTACTTTAATTGCAGAAAGAAATCCAAATGCATGGAGATTTACACCTGATATTGAACTCATATCTGTTTTATATTCAGTAAGCACATTGGATAAAGCTTTAAATTGTATATCTTCCACTTTGggaattagtttttaatttttgttttggttaaaATTGCATTTCAGTCACAGAATACTTACATTCTGCAGTAATATTTTCACAGGGTATAACAGGAAGTGTGCTAACATCTTGTCTGGTAATATGGAGCATAAAGAAGAAAGGACCATTATTTGTGTCCTTGTTTGGTCCTTTGGGTATTGCTATTTCTGCACTAACGAGTGATATATTCCTTGGTGAAAATCTTCATGTTGGAAGGTACCTAATCTCTTTCCCTAGCAGTCATGTTTATCAGCCATGTTTATCAGCATACCTTTGAAACAAGCTTTTCTccaacatgattttcaaaattgaGTGTATTATTTTCGTAATTAAAATCTCCTAGTAACGAAATTATGTTTGTAGCTACCCCCTTGTAgttgtttgttttttctgtGTATCAACTTTGTTCTTGTCTCTATGGGAGGAGATATTTAGACGACAGAAAATGAAAGCTATAAAGATGGTTGGTGAAAGAAATTTATAAACCACAAAGATGACCAAGTGTCAttagttattgttattattatcattattttatttcgtCTCATGTGGGACTTGTTTTTGGCATAAAAATCTAAtggtcaaaaaaagaaaaaaaaaaaaaagttgtcaaattcTTGTTCTTAGTTTTACATGTTTTGGTAATTGCATGGAGATTCATATGTACTTTGACAAATATACATCTTCTAGAATTTAAACACAGAAGAGAAAAAGAGCAACcattatttatatgaaaaaaaaaaattgcagagacTACTCCTATTTCCTGCTTTTTTCAACATAATTCAACATACAAAGAAGTGTCTTGTCGCTTTGGGGACAGCTTCGTAACTTTCTTAGAACAAATATCCTAAGTTGGAATTCTCATACCCTGATGGAAAAACAAGTCTCATTCAAAATCTATGAAAGAACCAAACCAGCTTTCTCCAATAGATTATACAATTAAACCCAACACAATACCTGAaacaacattttgttttttggtcctTGCAGTGTTATTGGAGCAGTGGTGATTGTTATAGGCTTTTATGGAGTAATATGGGCCCAATGGAAAGGGGAAAAGGATGAACCCCATGGAGTTGATAAAATGGAATCAACC
Protein-coding regions in this window:
- the LOC107418470 gene encoding WAT1-related protein At4g15540, which produces MGMKTWLLESLPIVAMVVIQILDVGLTTISKAAMSKGMSRFVFVVYSNALATLILLPYALIFERKRRPPLTFSLLCKFFLLSLCGISLMQNCVFTGVNYSSPTLASALSNLIPAFTFLLAIIFRMENLDLKNSKFQIKILGTLVSISGALIIIFYKGPTIGTLPDSSTENGHPLKPSYSTMLATTNNWVIGGIFLVIAGLSNSVSIISQAAILKNYPSEMTVVSFYCLFGTIQCGAFSLAVERDPNAWRLTPDVQLASVFYSAIAGSVLTFSVQMWCIQKKGPLFVAMFTPLGIAVAALMSGIFLGDSLHVGSVIGAVIIVIGFYGVMWAQKNREKSVTHEVDRQQSSSLQKTPLLASQTPV
- the LOC107418442 gene encoding WAT1-related protein At3g28050-like, which produces MGMKWWLMELAPLAAMVMVQFMGVGLTTISKAALSKGMSRPVFVVYSNALATLILIPYALIFERNKRPPLNFNILCKFFLLSLAGITVMQNCVFAGLDYSSPTLSSAMSNLIPAFIFSLAVIFRMEKLDLRNSRSLIKILGTLVSISGALIIVLYKGPQIGTMQVPSTENTNPSSKPSFSVMLLETTNNWVIGGLFFTIACLSNSIAVISQAAILKEYPSEMTVVSFYCLFGTIQCAAFTLIAERNPNAWRFTPDIELISVLYSGITGSVLTSCLVIWSIKKKGPLFVSLFGPLGIAISALTSDIFLGENLHVGSVIGAVVIVIGFYGVIWAQWKGEKDEPHGVDKMESTLQKTPLLESQSPV